GCCGCCGCCCCGCCGCGTGGGGGTCTATAGCTTCCCACTCGCCCACGATGAGCCCGGCGCCCTCCAATTTGTCGAGGATGGGGTAAAGCGTGCCGTTGCCGAGGCCGAGCGCCCTGGACAGCGAGAGGCCGTAATGCGGCTCCGTGCCGTGATAGAGCCCGGCGAGCACCCGCAGCGCATTGGCGTTGAGCTGGATTCCTCGTGGCATGGTCGTATTTTCGACTCTGGGGGTCCGCGCGTCAAGGCCACCTCACACCCGCGTTCCTGCACTGCTCCCGCGCGTGACGCCCCTGGCGATCAGGTGTGCGGCGCGCAGCGGCTCGGGAATGCGCGAGGTGTGGGCGAAGGCGCGCAGGGCGTGCTCGGCGGCGTCCAGCGTGAGACCGGCCCGCTGCACGTGGAGGCCGGCGCACGGCTCCATCTCACCGGCCCGCTCGATCAAGCGCCACTTGCGCGCGCCGCCGGGGACGTGCCCGAGCAACGCGGCGCGCACGCGGGCGAGGTCGGGCCGGCGGCGGGCCACCACCAGTACCGGCAGCCCGGTCGCCGCGTGCAGGGCGTGAATGTCCACGACGTTGAAGCCGGCGAGCGCGATGCCTTGCAGGAAAATCAGTTGGAGATGTGCGCCGCTCCCCGGGACGAGGCGGGCGAGCTCCGCCGTGGCGTTGCGTCCGTCACGGCGCACCCGCCCGCTGACGACGGCGTGCAGGGTTTTTCCGGCGTAGACCGTACCGAAAATCCGCACGTCGCCCCGGTGCCCACGGGCAAAGGGCGCGTCGTCGAAGCCGATGGCGTGTGAGAGCTTCACGCTCGCCCGTCAGGATCAGCCGCCGGCAAAGAGGGAGACCGGCAACCCGGTCCGCGCGCTCTCGTAGGCGCCGAGCACCAGCCGCACGCTCTCGCGCCCGTCCTCGCCGCTGCACACGACGGGCAGGCCGCGCTCGATGGAGGCGACGAAATGCGCGACGCTGCGGGCGTGGCCGTTGCCGGGGGTGGCGAAGCTGTACCCGGTTTCGTCCACGCCGCCCCAGTCGCCGTACCCGCCCTCGCGGTGGACGAAGCGCAGCCGCGCCGGGCCGAGGCGGTTGGTGCACTCGATGGCGCCTTGCGTGCCGTAGAGCCAAAACCCCTCCTCCCAGCCGGTCGCGGTCCAGGCGGTCTCGACGCTGGCGAGCGCGCCCGAACTCAGGACAAGGGAGCACACCGCCGTGTCCTCGACTTCGGTGCCGAATTTGAGGGTCGCCATCCGCGCAAAGACCTCGCGCACGTCACCGCCGAAAAAGCGCGCGAGGTCAAAGAGGTGGCAGCCGTTGTCGAGCAGGGTGCCCCCGCCGCTCGCCTCGCGGCTGCCGAAGGCCCCGCGCACCGTCGCCGCGCCGCCCCAGTCGTGGGCCTGACGCAGCCGCAGAAAAGTCAGCGTGCCGAGCCTTCCTTCCTCGATCAGCCGACGCGCTGTCTGGG
The genomic region above belongs to Deinococcus reticulitermitis and contains:
- a CDS encoding PadR family transcriptional regulator, with amino-acid sequence MPRGIQLNANALRVLAGLYHGTEPHYGLSLSRALGLGNGTLYPILDKLEGAGLIVGEWEAIDPHAAGRRPRRFYTLTGEGIRTFEAERARVFGPVGTEGRHA
- a CDS encoding Gfo/Idh/MocA family protein, which produces MSLSSAAALKVERVGIIGAGAISQRHFEGYSLAGARVVAVADASEATRTRREAEWGVRSYADYRDMLEREDVQAVSVCTPNVFHAPAALAALERGVHVLCEKPLSLDLEACDTLIAAARARGLVLQTGHHLRSSPLAQTARRLIEEGRLGTLTFLRLRQAHDWGGAATVRGAFGSREASGGGTLLDNGCHLFDLARFFGGDVREVFARMATLKFGTEVEDTAVCSLVLSSGALASVETAWTATGWEEGFWLYGTQGAIECTNRLGPARLRFVHREGGYGDWGGVDETGYSFATPGNGHARSVAHFVASIERGLPVVCSGEDGRESVRLVLGAYESARTGLPVSLFAGG
- a CDS encoding DUF99 family protein; this translates as MKLSHAIGFDDAPFARGHRGDVRIFGTVYAGKTLHAVVSGRVRRDGRNATAELARLVPGSGAHLQLIFLQGIALAGFNVVDIHALHAATGLPVLVVARRRPDLARVRAALLGHVPGGARKWRLIERAGEMEPCAGLHVQRAGLTLDAAEHALRAFAHTSRIPEPLRAAHLIARGVTRGSSAGTRV